TCCCACTGCCTGCATTATTCTGCTTACCACCTACGACGGCGACGAGGACATTTATCAAGGACTGCGAGCAGGCGCAAAATCTTACCTGCTGAAGGACACACCCTGCGAAGAAATTATCGAGGCCATCCGGCAAGTTTGCCAAGGACGCAGGCATCTGTCACCCCATGTAGGAGAAAAACTGGCAGAACGCATGGAGCTGCCCCAATTAAGCGGTCGCGAACGCGAGGTGCTGCAGCTTATTGCCAAGGGCAGAAATAATTTAGAGATTGGCCAAGCCTTAAATATCGCTGAAAGCACCGTCAAGACTCATGTCAACAGCATTTTGGGCAAGCTCAGGGTGAGCGATCGCACCCAGGCCGCGATTCTGGCTTTGCGGCGAGGTCTGGCCAAGCTGTAGAAAAAACCCAACTAAAGTTGGAGAAATTTTCCCTCTTCAGTTGGAGCAACCCCTCCTCCTTTGTCTGGAATAAACTCAGATCTCTAGTCTGATTCCAAAATTGAGTACTTCCCACAAACTAAGCACAGATCGTTCAGGAGAACGCTGTGACTGTCCTTGCGCTACCTGTCAGCAGCCGAGATCATTCTCAAGGATTGGAAACAGCCGCCGTTACGCTAGTGGAATATGGGGACTATCAAT
The nucleotide sequence above comes from Pseudanabaena sp. FACHB-2040. Encoded proteins:
- a CDS encoding response regulator transcription factor, whose product is MSAALSSSSSIRLLLADDHPVVRQGLALILDSEEDMAVVAQASNGQEAADLFRQHQPDVALLDLRMPLLNGVEATAAIRAEFPTACIILLTTYDGDEDIYQGLRAGAKSYLLKDTPCEEIIEAIRQVCQGRRHLSPHVGEKLAERMELPQLSGREREVLQLIAKGRNNLEIGQALNIAESTVKTHVNSILGKLRVSDRTQAAILALRRGLAKL